Genomic window (Sphingosinicella microcystinivorans):
TCGTGCTCAACAAGGGCGAGAAGATGTCGAAGTCGCTCGGCAACGTCGTCGAGCCGCTGGCGATGGCCGAGGAATACGGCGTCGACCAGCTCCGCTACTTCCTCATCCGCGACGTGCCGTTCGGGCAGGACGGCAGCTACAGCCACGACGCCATCGTCACGCGCACCAACGCCGATCTCGCGAACAGCTTCGGCAATCTCGCGCAGCGGACCTTGTCGCAGATTTTCAAGAATCTGGACGGCGTTCTTCCCGCATCGCTCGATCAGAACGCCGATGATGCGGCGCTGCTGAAAAGCGTGTCCGAGGGCTGCGAGGGCCTGCGCGCCGCGTTCGAGGCCTACGACCTGTCGCGCGGTGTCGAGACGTGGCTGCACGCGGTGTTCGCCTGCAACGCCTATATCGACGCGCAGGAGCCGTGGAAGCTGAAGAAGACGGACCCGGAGCGCATGAAAATCGTGCTCGGCACGCTGTTCGTCGCCATCCACGATCTCGCCGTCGCCATCTCGCCGGTGATCCCGGCGTCGGCGGCGAATCTGCTGGGTCAAATGGGCGTGCCCGACACCGACCGCGATTTCGCGAGCATCGGCGGAGACGGGGGCGGCGACTGGTACGCGCGCCTCGCCGCGTCCGGCTTCCGGCTCGAAGCGCCGCAGGGCGTCTTCCCGCGCTATGTCGAAGCGGAACCCGATGCCGGTTGATAGCCATTGCCACCTGAACTACCCCGGCCTCGTCGAGGATCAGGCGGGCATCATCGCGCGCGCGCGCGCGGCGGGTGTCTCGGCGATGCTCGCCATTTCGACGCGCAGCAGCGAATGGGATGACGTCATCCGCATCGCCGAGGGCACGTCCGACATCTGGGCGAGCGTCGGCGTCCACCCGCACGAGGCGGACAGCGAGGACATCGAGGAGACCCGGCTCGTCGCGGCGACCCGCCACCCGCGCGTCGTCGGCATCGGCGAGACCGGCCTCGACTATTACTACGACAAAAGCGACCGCGAACGTCAGCGCGCCAGCTTCCGCCGCCACATCGCCGCCGCGCGCGAAACCGGCCTGCCGGTGATCGTCCACACGCGCGACGCGGAAGGCGACACGCTGGAGATCATGGGCGATGAACTGGGGAAGGGGACCTACGGCGCCGTCATCCACTGCTTCACCGCGAGCGCGGACTTCGGCCGCAAGATGCTCGATCTCGGTTTCTACATCTCGCTTTCGGGCATCGTCACGTTCAGGAACGCCACCGATCTCGCTGATTTCGCAAGGGAAGTTCCGGACGATCGCTTGCTCGTCGAAACCGACGCGCCGTTCCTCGCGCCGGTGCCGAAGCGCGGCAAGACCTGCGAGCCGGCCTTCGTGACGCACACCGCCGCCTTCATCGCGGAGAAGCGCGGCGTCAGCTACGAAGACCTCGACCGCACGACGAGCGCGAACTTCTACCGCCTGTTCTCGAAAGCCGCGGCGTGAAGGTCACGATCCTCGGCTGCGGCACGTCGAGCGGCGTGCCGCGCATCGGCAACGACTGGGGCGCCTGCGACCCGGGCGAGCCGAAGAACCGCCGCCGCCGCGTCTCCGTGATGGTCGAGGCCGAGGGTCACACCATCATCATGGACACGAGCCCGGACCTTCGCGAGCAGCTGCTGAGCGCGGGCGTCACGCGCATCGACGCCGTGCTCTACACGCACGACCACGCCGATCATGCCCACGGAATCGACGACTTGCGGCAGGTCTTTCACATCATGCGCAAACCCGTCGACTGCTATGCGACGCCGGACACGTGGCGCGTCCTCAAGGCGCGCTTCGACTATGTGTTCGCGGGCGGGCTCGGCTATCCGCCGAGCTGCGTGGCGCACGACCTCCCGGCGAAGCTCACCGTGGGGCCGATGACGGTGACGCCGTTCGAGCAGGTGCACGGCCCCATCCGCTCCACCGGCTTTCGCATCGACCACGCCGGCCATTCGATGGCCTATTCCACCGACATCAGCGACCTCACGCTCTCCGCGGACAATGCGGTGAAGGGCGTCGATCTCTGGATCGTCGACGCGCTCCGCCGCAAGCCGCACCCGACGCACAGCCACCTCGACCGCACATTGTCGTGGATCGCCCGCCTGCGTCCGCGCCGCGCGATCCTCACGCACATGGACAACAGCATGGATTATGCCAGCCTTGCCAAGACGTTGCCGCAGGGTGTCGAGCCGGGGTACGATATGCTGACGGTGGAGCTTTAGGCGCATGTTCGAAGGGCTGAGCACGGGTGAGAAGGGCGCGCTCATCAGCTCGGTCGGCTTCGCCGTCCTCATCCTGATGAGCCTGATCCCGCGTCTCCGCGAGGTCGGCGCGACGAAAACGCTGAAGATGGCGCTGTCGTGGGTCCTCATCTTCGGCGGCCTCGTCTTCCTCGTCACGCAGTGGCCCCAGATCCGCGGCGCGCTCGATCCGGCGTCGCCGCGCACCGAAGGCGACGAAATGCTGCTCACCGCGCGCGAGGACGGGCATTTCTACGTGCGCGGCACGATCAACGGAGCAAGCGTGCTGTTCATGGTGGACACCGGCGCCACCGACATCGTGCTCACGATGGAAACCGCCGCGCGCGCCGGGTTCAGCCCCGATACGCTCCGCTTCGACGGCGTGGCCGACACCGCGAACGGCATGGTCCGCACAGCGGGCGTCCGGCTCGGCGAGCTGACGATCGGCGACGTCACGCTCCGCGACGTGCCCGCCAGCATCAACGAGGGCGCGCTCACCACCAACCTCCTCGGTATGCGTTTCCTGCGGACGCTGAAAAGCTGGCGCGTCGAGGGCGATACGCTGATCCTGCGGCCGTAATATGGAGGGACGCACCCGGCTCATTGTCACCTCCTGCGCGGGCGCCGCCGTATACGCCCCTTGAGCCGCGCCATGCCCTCCCGCCAGCGCATCCGCAGGCCCCGCTTGTGCAGCGGCTCGAAAAAGCCGTCGGGGTCTTCGGGATCGAGCAGTTCGTTGCCTGCAATGAACTGATCGAGCGGCCCCGGCTTCTCGAGGTCGAGCAGGTCCAGCGTCTTGCCCGGCCCGCGCAGTGCCTCGCCCTGTCCGCGCAGCGCCTCGATCGTGTCGACGAGCGAGCCCGTTTCCGCGAACCGCGCCGCGAAGTCCTCGGGCGAGACGTCCAGATGCTCGGCGAGCAGCCGGGTCCGCAGCGCCGCGATCGCGGGCGGCGTGTCGGCATTGGCGGGGAGGGCGGCGTCGATGATGACGTCGCATTCGCTGTCCAGCCCCATCGAGCGGTTGTTGAGGTTCGCCGAGCCGATCTTGAGCAGCCGGTCGTCGACGATCGCGACCTTGGCGTGCACATAGATGTCCGCGCCGCCCCCGGTCACGGGCACGTAGATACGGAAGCGGTTCAGCCGGTCCGCCTTGCCGATGGCGCGCGCAAGCAGCACGCGCGCGGCGTCCATCGCCTTCTGTTCGAGCCAGCCGTCCGCCGAGCGCGGCATCACCACCACGATCTCCGGCGGGTCGTCCTCCTCCATGCGCGCCGCGATGGCCGCGGCGATCCGGCCTGACGTCAGGTACTGGTTCTCGATGTAGATGAAGCGCCGCGCCGCCGCGATCATGTCCAGCCACAGCGCCTCGATCTCGCGCACCTCGGCGCAGTCGCGCCACGCCGCGCGGGTGCGCGCGACGGCGATGTCCACGTCGCGGAAATCGACCTCGGCATCGTCCGGCCAGTGGTCGTGGCCGTCTTCCGCCGGGGGCAGGTCGCGTCGCGTCGCGTGCTTCCACCGGTCGCGGCCGAGGTCGGCGAGCGCCTGCGCCGCGTCGCCGTCGAGCATCATGGTGACGTCATGCCACGGGCCGTAGGGCTTGCCGTCCGGCAGCGTGCGGCGCGGATCGTCGTCGGCGTGGGCCGTGGTGTCCCAGCGCGCGCACGAGATGTCGATGCCGCCGCACACCGCGAAGCGCTCGTCGATCACCACGATCTTCTGGTGGTGGCTGCACCCGGCGGGATGGAAGCTGTCGAAGCGGAAGTCGATCGCGCGCGTCATCTGCCAGCGCAGCAGCATCCATGCCGCGCGCGGGCGCAGGAACTGCTTCAGCGCGCCGAAGCTCCATTTCAGGATGTCGATCTGGCGCGCGGGGTTTTCGCGCGCGAGGCGCAGGAAGAAATGCCCCAGGCTTTCGCCGTGGCCGTTCCCGTCCGGCTCCAGCGCGATGCGCGTGTCGAAGTCCCAGCCGATGATGAGGATGCGCCGCCGCGCCGCCAGCATCGCCTCGCGCACGTAATGGTAGTAGTCGGCGGCATCGACCACGGCGGCGGCGCGCGCTGCCCTCTCGATGCGCCAGCAGTTGCGCCCCGCCTCGACGACGGGGGCGAGGGAAGGGTCGCCGCCCTGCTCTTCGTTTATCATTTGTTCTCCGGCTGTGTTCCGGTGGCCTAACGCCCTGAAGCAACGGTGGTGGTAACGCAAAACCCGCTGTTCGGCTCCCTCGTTCCGCGCAGGAAACGGATGGCGGCTGAACCCGATTTTGATCTGGATCAAGGAAATCTCGCCAAAGGCCCGGTTCATCGTCCCGATGAGCGATTCCGGCGTCAGCGCGACACCTTACGACAGCATCGGCGGCGAGGCCGCCGTCAGGCGCGTCGTGGACCGTTTCTACGATCTCATGGAAAGCGAGCCCGGCTATGCGGCGCTGCGCGCGATGCACGCGCCGGACCTTGCGCCGATGCGCGGTTCGCTCGCCGGTTTCCTCACGGGCTGGCTTGGCGGGCCGCGCCGCTGGTTCGAAGAGAACGTCGGCGTCTGCGTGATGTCGGCGCACGCCGTGCTGCCCATCGACGCCGAGACTGCGCGGCAGTGGACGGACGCGATGGCGCGCGCGCTTTCGGAGAGCGGCGTCGACGCCGATCTCGCGGCCCGCATGAACGACGCGTTCGAGAGAATGGCCGGGGGAATGGCCCGGATGGCCGCGAACCGCGACAATTGATTTAACATAATATATATTATCGTTGTAAAAGATAAGGCATGGCGGACGTGTCCTGCGTGCCCCCTTTCTTATTCGCACGCTCCCGGCTTCCCCGAATCCGCTGCTGCGGCTACGCGGGATGTCATGAGCAAGGAAACCGCGCCCGAAGCCTACGCCCGACTTGCCGACGTGATGCGCGCGCTGCGCGATCCCGCGCGCGGCTGCCCGTGGGATATCGAACAGGATTTCGCGTCCATCGCGCCGTACACGATCGAGGAAGCCCACGAGGTCGCCGACGCCATCGCGCGCGGCGACATGGCCGACCTTCAGGGCGAACTCGGCGACCTGCTGCTTCAGGTCGTCTACCATGCGCAGATGGCGGCCGAGGCCGGGCATTTCACGCTGGCTGACGTCACCTCCGGCATCACCGACAAGATGGTCCGCCGCCACCCGCACGTCTTCGGTGACGCCAGCGTCGCGGATGCGGACGCCCAGACGGCGGCGTGGGAGGACCAGAAGGCCCGCGAGCGCGGCAACCGGGGCGCGCTCGCGGGCGTGGCGCTCGGCCTCCCCGCGCTGATGCGCGCGCAGAAGCTGCAACGCCGCGCCGCACGCGTCGGCTTCGACTGGCCCGACGCGGCGGGTCCGCGCGCGAAGATCAACGAGGAACTGGCCGAGGTCGAGACCGCCGACGATGCCTCACGCGCCGGCGAGATCGGCGACCTGCTGTTCGCCGTCGTCAACTACGCCCGCCACCTCGGCATCGACGCCGAGGAGACGCTGCGCGCGGCGAACGCCAAGTTCGAACGCCGCTTCAACGCGGTGGAAGCCATCGCCGACAAACCCTTGCCGGACATGGACATCGAAGCGCTCGAAGCGCTGTGGCAGCGGGTGAAAGCAGCGGAGCGTTCTTGATTGGTGCCTTTTACGGCAGCGCCAGAAAACGCGCGCGGTCCTCGTCGCTGATCCGCACCTGCAACTCCACGGACTCGCCCTTCATGCGGCGTTTCAAGACGAGGCCATTGTTCTCCAGCCATGCGAGCCGCTTGCCGTCGCCCGCGCTGACGACGAACCTGTGCACGCGCGCGTCGCGCAGCAGCGTGTCGGAGATGAGCCTGCGGAGGTCGTCCACCCCTTCCCCGCTCACCGCCGATATGAGGATGCTGTTCGGCGCCGCCGCCTGTTCGAGCGCGGACTTGCGCGTCTCCGCGTCGAGCAGGTCGGCCTTGTTCAGCGCCTCGATGATCGGTCGCCCGCCGTCCGGATCGACGCCGAGGTCGGCGAGCACGTCGATGACGTCGCGCTTCTGCGCCTCGGCCTCCGGGTGCGCGATGTCGCGGACGTGGACGATGATGTCGGCATCGAGCACCTCCTCCAGCGTGGCGCGGAACGCGGCGACGAGCATGGTCGGCAGCTCGGAGACGAAACCGACGGTGTCCGAGAGGATCGCCTTGTCGATTCCGGGCAGCGCGATGGCGCGCATGGTGGGATCGAGCGTCGCGAACAGCAGGTCCTCCGCCATCACCGAAGCGCCGGTCAAGCGATTGAAAAGCGTGGACTTTCCGGCGTTCGTGTAGCCGACGAGGGCGATCACCGGATAGGGCGCCTTCTTGCGCTGACGGCGTTGCAGCCCGCGCGTGCGGCTGACCTCGCCGAGCTCCTTTCGCAGCCGCGCCATGCGCTCGCGAATGAGACGCCGGTCGGTCTCGATCTGCGTCTCGCCGGGGCCGCCGAGGAAGCCGAAGCCGCCGCGCTGGCGTTCGAGGTGTGTCCACGAGCGCACGAGGCGGCTCGCCTGATAGCCGAGGTGGGCGAGCTCGACCTGAAGCCGGCCCTCGCGGGTCGCCGCCCTCTCCCCGAAGATTTCGAGGATGAGTCCCGTGCGGTCGATGACCTTGGTGCCGGTGCCGGTCTCGAGGTTGCGCTGCTGGAGCGGCGACAGGGCGCCGTCGACGACGGTCAGCTCCGCGCCCGTCTCCTCGGCGAGCGCGGCGATCGCCTCCACCTGCCCCGCGCCGATCAGCGTCGCCGGGCGCGGGTCGCGGACACGGAAGATGCGCGTGCCGACCACGTCGAGCGTGATCGCCCCGGCAAGGCTCTTCGCTTCCTGGAGACGCGCCTCGGCGTCGCGGCGCGCGGCGGAGTCGCGGCGCACGACATCGGGCACGACGACGAGCGCCTTCGTGCCCACGCTGACGCCGCGGACGTCGTCGTGCGATCCGAAACTGTGGAACTGCTTACGCCGTCTGCCCCCGGCTTGCGGCGGCGTTCCGGCGTCGGGATCGGTCAATCGTCGTCGCCGTCTTTCTCGGGCTCAAACAATTGAACGGGGCTCGCCGGCATGATCGTGGAAATCGCGTGCTTGTAGACAAGCTGCGAATGACCGTCGCGGCGAAGCAGGACCGAAAAATTATCGAACCAGGTGATGACACCCTGTAGTTTTACGCCGTTCACGAGAAACATCGTCACCGGCGTCTTGCTCTTACGGACCGCGTTCAGGAACACGTCCTGCAAGTTATTGGCCTTGTCTGCCATGTCCCCCTAATCCTCTTACACTGCGCCCGATTGCCAGAGACGCGGGCACACTATTTGGGGGTCGGGGGCTTCCCGTCAAGTGTCGGAATTGACTTCATCGTCGCCTTTTCCGGGATCGGAGAGGCCGAGCGCCTTCAGTTTCCGGTGCAGCGCCGAGCGTTCCATGCCGATGAAAACCGCGGTTCGCGAGATATTCCCGGAGAAACGGCGGATCTGCACGCGCAGATACTCGCGCTCAAAGGATTCCCGCGCCTCGCGCAGCGGCGTGCCCATGATCGAGCGCACCGCCTCGTTCGGCATCAGCTTGGCGGGCTCTGCGATGATCTCGGAGGGCAGCATGTCGACCTCGATGCGCTGCGCGCGCTCGGGCGGCATCAGGATCAGCGTGCGCTCGATGATGTTCCTGAGCTGGCGGACGTTGCCCGGCCAGTCGTAGGTCTGGAGCGCGGCCATCGCGTCGTCGCTGATTCGCGGCGTCGGGATGCGGCGTTCCGCCGCCAGCTTCGCAAGGAAGTACTCGACGAGCTCGCCGATGTCCTCGCGCCGCTCGGAAAGCGGCGGCAGGTGCACGGGCACGACGCTCAGGCGATAGAACAGGTCCTCGCGGAAGCGCCCGGCGGCGATTTCCCCGGCGAGGTCGCGCGACGTGCTGCTGACGACGCGCACGTCCACCTTCACGCTGCGCGCGCCGCCGACGCGCTGGAACATCTGCTCGGTGAGCACGCGCAGGATGCGCGCCTGCGTCGCGAGCGGCATGTCGGCGACCTCGTCGAGGAACAGCGTGCCACCGTGCGCCTGCTCGAACAGGCCGATGCGGACGGGCTGGCCGTCCTCCTCCACGCCGAACAGCTCCTCCTCGAACCGGTCGGGGTGGAGCCGCGCCGCCGCCACGACCACGAACGGCCCGTTCGCGCGCGGCGACCACTGGTGGAGCAGGCGCGCGGCGACCTCCTTGCCCGAGCCCGGCGGGCCGTCGATCAGCACGCGGCTGCCCGTCGCCGCGACGCGCTTCAGCGTCGCGCGCACGCCGTTGATCATCGCGGACGAGCCGGTGAGCTCGCCCTCGATGCCGGCGCGCGAGCGAAGCTCCTCGTTCTCGCGGCGCAGGCGCTCCGCCTCGGTCGCGCGCTCGACGGTGTGGATCAGCTGGTCCGCCTGGAACGGCTTCTCGATGAAGTCGTAGGCGCCGCGCTTGATCGCCGCGACCGCCGTCTCGACGTTGCCGTGGCCCGAGATCATGATGACGGGAAGCCCCGGATTGCGCTGCTTCACGACCTCCAGCAGCTCGATGCCGTCGAGGCGCGAGCCCTGCAGCCAGATGTCGAGCACGAGCAGGCTCGGCAGGCGCTCGCTGAGCGCGGCGAGCGCGCTGTCGCTGTCGCCCGCCGTGCGCGTTTCATAGCCCTCGTCATCGAGGACACCTGCGATCAGTTCCCGGATATCGGCTTCATCGTCGACGATCAGAATATCAAGCGCCACACATCTACCTTTGCTGAACTGCGACTTTTTCCGGAATTCCCGGCTCTTGCGTGACATGGGCCTGCAAGGCGGCCAGATCGAAACTCATCACCGCGCAGGCGCCGCCGTCCGCCGCGTCCCTGAGGTCGAGCGTGCCGTCGTGCTCCTCCACGATCTTCTTGACGATGGCGAGGCCGAGGCCCGTGCCCTTCGTGCGCGTCGTCACATAGGGCTCGGTCAGCCGGTCGCGCTGGCTCGCGGGAAGGCCGATGCCGTTGTCGACGACCGTCACCACCAGCGTATCGGGCTCGGCGAGGCGTGCGGACAGGGCGATGCGGCCGTCCACATCGCCGTCCTTGCAGCGCGCGGCGACGGATTCGGCGGCGTTCTTCAAGAGGTTGGTGAGCGCCTGCGCGATCTGGCGGCGGTCGCAGACGAACGGCGGCAGGTTCGCCGGCACGTCCATGTCGTAGTCGAAGTCGCTGTGCGCGACCTCTTGCAGGAAGATCGCCTGCCGCGCGATGTCGAGGAACGATTCCGGCCTGAACACGGGCTTCGGCATCCGCGCGAACGACGAGAACTCGTCGACCATCTGGCGGAGGTCGCCGACCTGCCGGACGATGGTCTCGGTGAGGCTGCGGAACGTGTCCGCCCCCTCCTCGATCTTGTTGCCGTAGCGGCGCTGGAGCCGCTCGGCCGAAAGCTGGATGGGCGTCAGCGGGTTCTTGATCTCGTGCGCGATGCGCCGCGCCACGTCCGCCCATGCCGCGCGCCGCTGGTCGGCGAGCTGCTGGGTGATGTCGTCGAAGGTGATCACGTAGCCCCGGCTGCCGCCCGAGACGCCGCCCATGTGCACGAGCAGCGTCTGCACGTCGTTGCCGCGCGCGATCCGCACCTGCCCCGCCGCCTGCCCCGACGCGCGCGTCTCTTCGAGCAGCGCCGAAAACTCGGGCACGGCCTCCTCGATGGTCATGCCGCCGAGCGCTTCTTCCGTCATTTCGAGGAGAGCGGCGGCGGAGTGGCTGACGAGGCGGATATGGCCGTCCTCGTCGATCGAGATGACGCCCGCCGAAACGCTGGAGAGCACCGCCTCGGTGAACTGCCGCCGCGCGTCGAGCTGCTCGTTGGCGGCGACGAGCGCGCTCGTCTGCGCCTGTAATTGGCGCGTCATGCGGTTGAAGGTGCGCGCGAGCGTGCCGACCTCGTCGGGGCTGTTGCGGACCGGCACGCGCGCGGCGAGGTCGCCGCCCCCGACCCGCTCCGCCGCGCGGACGAGGCGCCCGATCGGCGCCACGAGCCGGTTCGCCAGCCACAGCGCCGAGAGGATTGCGGCGGCGAGGATGAGCAGCGCGATCACGAACAGCGCGAGGTTGAACTGCCATTGCAGGCTCTTCGAGCGCGCCAGCAGCGCGTCGTACTCGTTCATCGCGCCTTCCGCGCGCTGCGCCGACTGGAGCACGGCGGGATCGACGCTGCGGCTCACGTAGACGTAGCGTTCGAGCAGCGGGTCGATGCGGACGATCGCCTCGACCCGGTCCGAGGCCGTGGCGAGCACGCTGGCGCGGCCCGAGCGTGCCCGCGCGATGTCGGTGGGCAGGATGCGCTGCGTCAGCGGCGGCCCGCTCATGCCGACGGCGGCGTAGACGTGGTAGTTCTCGTCGCTCGGCGTGAAGACGCTCGCCTCGGTGAGGTTGCGGGCGGCGACCTGGAACGCGAGGCCCTCCGCGAACCCGGCGGAATCGATGCCGTAGCTGTTCGCGTATTCGTAGATGTCGGTTCCCATCGCCTCGATGTCCGCGACGATGCGCTGGCGGTTCTCCGCGACGTAGGAATGCGCGACCTGCTCGGCGTTCTGGAGCACGGTGCGGGCGTTGTCGGAGAACCAGAACTGCGTGCCGAACTGGAAAAGCAGCGAGGCGAACACCACGACGAGCAGCGTCGGGATCGCCGCGATCGCCGAGAACAGCGCCACCATGCGCACGTGCATCCGCGCGCCGGCGAGCCCGCGCCGCCGGTTGACGCGCAGGATCACGAAGCGGCGGCCGATCAGCACCAGCAGCGCCATCAGCGGCACGAGGTTGGCGACGAGCAGGATCGTGCGCCCGGAGGGCGTGTTGGCGGCGGTGAAGAACGTGTCGGTGAGCGCGAAATAGCTCGCGCAGCCCACGGCGACGGCGATCAGCCCCAGCGCGATCTCGAGCCGCGGGTACAGCTCGACGCGCGAGACCCAGCGGCTGATGCGACGGCGCAGCCGGCGGTGCGGCGATACTGGCTTGGGGGATGCAGTCGCGGACATGTTCAAACGCAGCTTAACCACTTTGCCTGTTGCCGCAAATACACAGTTGCGGCAGCCCGGTAACGATCCGATTCTGAAATCAGCCTGAACGGCCGACAGGCGGCCCCGCCGGGCGGAGCGCCACGGCGTCGATGCCGCGGTCGTTCAGCTTCTTGCGCAGCGTGTTGCGGTTGATGCCGAGCAGCCTGGCGGCGCGGATCTGGTTGCCGCGCGTCGCCGCGAGGCTCAGCAGCAGCAGCGGCTTCTCGACTTCCGCGAGCACCCGCTCGTAAAGCCCGTCCGGCGGCAGGTCGTCGCCGAACGTGTCGAAATAGCGCGCGAGATGCGCCTCCACGGACCCGGCGAGGCCGCGATTGTCGCTCTCCGCGCGCGCCGAGGGCACGCGCTCGCTGCGCAGCGCCTCCTCCACGCTGGCGGCGGAAATGACGTCGGAACGTTCGAGCGCCGCGAAGCGCCGCATCAGGTTCTCGAGCTCGCGGACGTTGCCCGGCCAGTCGTGGGCCTGAAGCCGGAGGATGGCTTCGGGCTCCAGCGTCTTCGCCGGAAGCCCCTCCGCCTCGGCGCGGCGCAGGAAGTGCGTCGCAAGCTCGGCGATGTCGTCGACGCGGCTCCTCAGCGGCGGCAGGTGCAGCGGCACGACGTTCAGGCGGTAGAACAGGTCCTCGCGGAACAGCCCCGCGTCGACGAGGCGGCGCAGGTCCTTGTTCGTCGCGGACACGATGCGGATGTCCGCCTTGATCGGGCGCATCCCGCCCACCGTGGTGAACTCGCCGGACTGGAGCACGCGCAGCAGCCGCGTCTGCGCCTCCATCGGCATGTCGCCGATCTCGTCGAGGAACAGCGTGCCGCCCTGAGCCTGCTCGAAGCGGCCGATGGCGCGGGCCTGCGCACCGGTGAAGGCGCCGCGCTCGTGGCCGAACAGCTCGGATTCGATGAGCTCGCGCGGGATCGCCGCCATGTTGACGGCGACGAACGGTCCCGTCCGCCGCGGGCCGAGGTCGTGCAGCGCTTTCGCCACGAGTTCCTTGCCGGTGCCGGATTCGCCGAGGATGAGCACGGTGAGGTCGGTGGGCACGACGCGCGCGATCGTGCGGTACACCTCCTGCATCGCGGGCGAGCGGCCGATCAGCGGCAGGCCGTCGCCCTCGTCCTTCGCCGCCGCCTTGCGCGCGGGCGCTTGCGACTGTTCGAGCGCGGCGGAAACGGCAGCCGCCAGCTTGTTGATATCGAACGGTTTCGGCAGGTATTCGAACGCGCCGTTCTCGGTCGCGCGTACCGCCGTCGCCAGCGTGTTCTGCGCGCTCATCACGATCACCGGCAGGCCCGGGCGGCGCGCGAGGATGCGCGGCACGGCGTCGAGCCCGTCCGCGTCCGGCAGCACGACGTCGGTGATCACCGCGTCCCCCACCCCCGCCTCGATCAGTTGCCAGAGCCCCGCGACGGTATCGGTCGTGCGGACCTCGTGGCCCGCGCGCACCAGCACCTGCCGCACGACGGTGCGGATCGCCGCGTCGTCGTCGGCGACGATGATCGTGCCGGTGCGGCTCACTGCCTGCCCGCCGTGGGCAGGAGCACGCGGAAGGTCGTCCGCGGCGGGTTTTCCTGCCGGTCGTACTCGATGAGCCCGCCGTGGTCGCCGACGAGCTTGGCGACGAGCGCGAGGCCGAGGCCGGTGCCGCCCGGCTT
Coding sequences:
- a CDS encoding TatD family hydrolase, encoding MPVDSHCHLNYPGLVEDQAGIIARARAAGVSAMLAISTRSSEWDDVIRIAEGTSDIWASVGVHPHEADSEDIEETRLVAATRHPRVVGIGETGLDYYYDKSDRERQRASFRRHIAAARETGLPVIVHTRDAEGDTLEIMGDELGKGTYGAVIHCFTASADFGRKMLDLGFYISLSGIVTFRNATDLADFAREVPDDRLLVETDAPFLAPVPKRGKTCEPAFVTHTAAFIAEKRGVSYEDLDRTTSANFYRLFSKAAA
- a CDS encoding MBL fold metallo-hydrolase, with translation MKVTILGCGTSSGVPRIGNDWGACDPGEPKNRRRRVSVMVEAEGHTIIMDTSPDLREQLLSAGVTRIDAVLYTHDHADHAHGIDDLRQVFHIMRKPVDCYATPDTWRVLKARFDYVFAGGLGYPPSCVAHDLPAKLTVGPMTVTPFEQVHGPIRSTGFRIDHAGHSMAYSTDISDLTLSADNAVKGVDLWIVDALRRKPHPTHSHLDRTLSWIARLRPRRAILTHMDNSMDYASLAKTLPQGVEPGYDMLTVEL
- a CDS encoding retropepsin-like aspartic protease family protein, with product MFEGLSTGEKGALISSVGFAVLILMSLIPRLREVGATKTLKMALSWVLIFGGLVFLVTQWPQIRGALDPASPRTEGDEMLLTAREDGHFYVRGTINGASVLFMVDTGATDIVLTMETAARAGFSPDTLRFDGVADTANGMVRTAGVRLGELTIGDVTLRDVPASINEGALTTNLLGMRFLRTLKSWRVEGDTLILRP
- a CDS encoding phospholipase D-like domain-containing protein; translated protein: MINEEQGGDPSLAPVVEAGRNCWRIERAARAAAVVDAADYYHYVREAMLAARRRILIIGWDFDTRIALEPDGNGHGESLGHFFLRLARENPARQIDILKWSFGALKQFLRPRAAWMLLRWQMTRAIDFRFDSFHPAGCSHHQKIVVIDERFAVCGGIDISCARWDTTAHADDDPRRTLPDGKPYGPWHDVTMMLDGDAAQALADLGRDRWKHATRRDLPPAEDGHDHWPDDAEVDFRDVDIAVARTRAAWRDCAEVREIEALWLDMIAAARRFIYIENQYLTSGRIAAAIAARMEEDDPPEIVVVMPRSADGWLEQKAMDAARVLLARAIGKADRLNRFRIYVPVTGGGADIYVHAKVAIVDDRLLKIGSANLNNRSMGLDSECDVIIDAALPANADTPPAIAALRTRLLAEHLDVSPEDFAARFAETGSLVDTIEALRGQGEALRGPGKTLDLLDLEKPGPLDQFIAGNELLDPEDPDGFFEPLHKRGLRMRWREGMARLKGRIRRRPRRR
- a CDS encoding group II truncated hemoglobin, translated to MSDSGVSATPYDSIGGEAAVRRVVDRFYDLMESEPGYAALRAMHAPDLAPMRGSLAGFLTGWLGGPRRWFEENVGVCVMSAHAVLPIDAETARQWTDAMARALSESGVDADLAARMNDAFERMAGGMARMAANRDN
- the mazG gene encoding nucleoside triphosphate pyrophosphohydrolase, producing MSKETAPEAYARLADVMRALRDPARGCPWDIEQDFASIAPYTIEEAHEVADAIARGDMADLQGELGDLLLQVVYHAQMAAEAGHFTLADVTSGITDKMVRRHPHVFGDASVADADAQTAAWEDQKARERGNRGALAGVALGLPALMRAQKLQRRAARVGFDWPDAAGPRAKINEELAEVETADDASRAGEIGDLLFAVVNYARHLGIDAEETLRAANAKFERRFNAVEAIADKPLPDMDIEALEALWQRVKAAERS
- the hflX gene encoding GTPase HflX; amino-acid sequence: MGTKALVVVPDVVRRDSAARRDAEARLQEAKSLAGAITLDVVGTRIFRVRDPRPATLIGAGQVEAIAALAEETGAELTVVDGALSPLQQRNLETGTGTKVIDRTGLILEIFGERAATREGRLQVELAHLGYQASRLVRSWTHLERQRGGFGFLGGPGETQIETDRRLIRERMARLRKELGEVSRTRGLQRRQRKKAPYPVIALVGYTNAGKSTLFNRLTGASVMAEDLLFATLDPTMRAIALPGIDKAILSDTVGFVSELPTMLVAAFRATLEEVLDADIIVHVRDIAHPEAEAQKRDVIDVLADLGVDPDGGRPIIEALNKADLLDAETRKSALEQAAAPNSILISAVSGEGVDDLRRLISDTLLRDARVHRFVVSAGDGKRLAWLENNGLVLKRRMKGESVELQVRISDEDRARFLALP
- a CDS encoding sigma-54-dependent transcriptional regulator, which gives rise to MALDILIVDDEADIRELIAGVLDDEGYETRTAGDSDSALAALSERLPSLLVLDIWLQGSRLDGIELLEVVKQRNPGLPVIMISGHGNVETAVAAIKRGAYDFIEKPFQADQLIHTVERATEAERLRRENEELRSRAGIEGELTGSSAMINGVRATLKRVAATGSRVLIDGPPGSGKEVAARLLHQWSPRANGPFVVVAAARLHPDRFEEELFGVEEDGQPVRIGLFEQAHGGTLFLDEVADMPLATQARILRVLTEQMFQRVGGARSVKVDVRVVSSTSRDLAGEIAAGRFREDLFYRLSVVPVHLPPLSERREDIGELVEYFLAKLAAERRIPTPRISDDAMAALQTYDWPGNVRQLRNIIERTLILMPPERAQRIEVDMLPSEIIAEPAKLMPNEAVRSIMGTPLREARESFEREYLRVQIRRFSGNISRTAVFIGMERSALHRKLKALGLSDPGKGDDEVNSDT